From Bifidobacterium longum subsp. longum JCM 1217, one genomic window encodes:
- a CDS encoding DEAD/DEAH box helicase has protein sequence MNGLLPHNRTALRGLEAMLDMTDRAAVIQPTGTGKSYVAAALIAARPSWDVIWCTPSRTITDGRLPCLERDIPGFRADRVTVLTYAKLMIGTRRGNPMPHADLIILDEYHHCGARHWGAGVRRLLDANPGARIVGLSATPRRYGDGARDMTDELFDGRVASRMTLSEAWARRILPVPEYVIAGYEGDALIGRVRPRVERCGTPDARRLFERLRRAVTGMAGVDAMFARRLPPDAHVIVFCTDLTRLEGARAHAREWFGPDARDYAIHSRYGRPDGAIRAFEADSAPGRKILYCVDMLNEGVHLDGVDAIVMLRATTSPHVYLQQLGRVLDATGNRTPLVFDISDNYSGLGWLLAHGTPADAAGGADMDAGNPLAGMRIVDETADIRILASRLEDMLGMSMDGKIEYVIRRLGERRGDKR, from the coding sequence ATGAACGGACTGCTCCCGCATAATCGGACCGCATTGCGCGGACTGGAGGCCATGCTCGACATGACGGACAGGGCGGCCGTCATCCAGCCGACCGGGACCGGCAAATCCTACGTCGCCGCCGCGCTCATCGCCGCCCGCCCGTCATGGGACGTCATCTGGTGCACTCCGTCAAGGACCATCACCGACGGCCGGCTGCCATGCCTGGAACGGGACATCCCGGGCTTCCGGGCCGACCGGGTGACGGTCCTCACCTACGCGAAGCTGATGATCGGCACGCGCCGCGGGAACCCCATGCCGCATGCGGACCTGATCATCCTCGACGAATACCATCATTGCGGGGCCCGCCATTGGGGCGCGGGGGTGCGCCGTCTCCTGGACGCGAACCCCGGGGCGAGGATCGTCGGACTGTCGGCCACGCCCAGACGGTACGGGGACGGGGCCAGGGACATGACCGACGAGCTGTTCGACGGGCGGGTCGCCTCCCGCATGACATTGAGCGAGGCATGGGCGCGACGGATACTGCCCGTCCCCGAATACGTCATCGCCGGATACGAGGGGGATGCGCTCATCGGACGCGTCCGCCCCCGCGTGGAACGGTGCGGGACGCCGGACGCGCGCCGCCTGTTCGAACGGCTGCGCCGCGCCGTGACGGGCATGGCAGGCGTCGACGCCATGTTCGCCCGCCGCCTGCCGCCGGACGCGCACGTCATCGTGTTCTGCACCGACCTGACCCGGCTGGAGGGGGCGCGCGCCCATGCCCGCGAATGGTTCGGCCCGGATGCGAGGGATTACGCGATCCACAGCCGGTACGGGCGGCCCGACGGCGCGATCCGCGCGTTCGAGGCGGATTCGGCGCCGGGGCGGAAGATCCTGTACTGCGTGGACATGCTCAACGAGGGCGTGCATCTGGACGGCGTGGACGCGATCGTCATGCTGCGCGCCACCACAAGCCCGCACGTGTACCTCCAGCAGTTGGGGCGCGTCCTGGACGCGACGGGCAACCGGACGCCCCTCGTGTTCGACATATCGGACAATTATTCGGGGCTGGGATGGCTGCTCGCCCATGGAACCCCCGCGGATGCGGCCGGCGGCGCGGATATGGATGCCGGAAACCCGCTGGCGGGCATGCGGATCGTGGACGAGACGGCCGACATCCGCATCCTCGCCTCCCGTCTGGAGGACATGCTGGGCATGAGCATGGACGGGAAGATCGAATACGTGATCCGACGATTGGGGGAACGCCGTGGCGACAAGCGTTGA
- a CDS encoding DNA polymerase beta superfamily protein encodes MNRFEQALAPHMARRVLAAWVGGSHAHGLARPDSDIDLRIVIAPDPEDILLDRADATIGLHDPDITIMTPVAFLKGVAKGSPNMLEALSLPDGCLLLDAGLPDGLKPLAAGLATRRTVDMALGNVASNLHLLERDMDARRRRKMQAESMRLMLAAGLVCADPSAPWPCRLPDDDLAELRRIRAHGMHDDELARQLPVMREYAAAHRRPASNTKAVREAEHVAANLLKGVILGTTATFPMEGVPAMLETFEKREGNAYPTA; translated from the coding sequence ATGAACCGTTTCGAACAGGCGCTCGCACCCCACATGGCCCGTCGCGTGCTCGCCGCATGGGTGGGCGGCAGCCACGCGCACGGGCTCGCCCGTCCGGACAGCGACATCGACCTGAGGATCGTCATCGCGCCGGATCCGGAGGACATCCTCCTGGATCGCGCGGACGCGACGATCGGGCTGCACGATCCCGACATCACCATCATGACGCCCGTCGCGTTCCTGAAAGGCGTCGCCAAGGGATCCCCGAACATGCTCGAGGCCCTGTCCCTGCCGGACGGGTGCCTGCTCCTCGACGCGGGGCTGCCGGACGGTCTGAAGCCCCTGGCGGCCGGTCTGGCGACACGGCGGACCGTGGACATGGCGTTGGGCAACGTCGCCTCGAACCTGCATCTGCTGGAACGGGACATGGACGCCCGGCGGCGGCGGAAAATGCAGGCGGAATCGATGCGGCTCATGCTCGCCGCCGGCCTCGTCTGCGCGGACCCGTCCGCCCCATGGCCGTGCCGCCTGCCGGACGACGACCTCGCGGAATTGCGGCGCATCCGCGCGCACGGCATGCATGACGACGAGCTGGCGCGCCAACTGCCCGTCATGCGCGAGTACGCGGCCGCGCACCGGCGTCCCGCCTCGAACACGAAAGCCGTCCGGGAGGCGGAGCATGTGGCCGCGAACCTGTTGAAGGGCGTCATCCTCGGCACGACGGCCACGTTCCCCATGGAAGGCGTGCCCGCCATGCTCGAAACGTTCGAGAAACGCGAGGGGAACGCATACCCGACGGCATGA
- the istB gene encoding IS21-like element ISBlo1 family helper ATPase IstB, whose translation MIPETRRRRASTTEKSERILKMSRSLTLTRSVLAGTLAEATPNQLDFIERWFTAELDSRERSKRLRLLKQAGFPADKTLDGYDWTNLKMPADWGRAQLENLDFVAGCEDLVLYGPVGTGKSHLAIAIGRLACERGVPVRFFTATGLLMRLRRAQQENRLDRELASIGKARLLIIDEFGYLPIDEEGSRLLFQIISDSYETRSIIYTTNIEFSGWGRVLGDKNMAAALIDRTVHHGRLIRFEGRSYRSEHALMTK comes from the coding sequence GTGATCCCGGAGACCCGCCGCCGTCGCGCGTCCACGACCGAGAAGAGCGAGAGGATCCTGAAGATGAGCCGCAGCCTGACCCTGACACGCAGCGTGCTCGCGGGCACGCTCGCCGAGGCCACGCCCAACCAGCTCGACTTCATCGAACGATGGTTCACGGCCGAACTCGACTCGCGCGAGCGATCCAAACGCCTGCGCCTGCTCAAACAGGCCGGCTTCCCCGCCGACAAGACCCTCGACGGCTATGACTGGACCAACCTGAAGATGCCCGCCGACTGGGGGCGCGCGCAGCTCGAGAACCTCGACTTCGTCGCCGGATGCGAGGACCTCGTGCTCTACGGGCCCGTCGGCACCGGCAAGAGCCACCTGGCCATCGCGATCGGACGGCTCGCCTGCGAGCGGGGCGTCCCGGTGCGCTTCTTCACCGCGACCGGACTGCTCATGCGTCTGCGCCGCGCCCAGCAGGAGAACCGGCTCGACCGGGAACTCGCGAGCATCGGCAAGGCCCGACTTCTCATCATCGACGAGTTCGGCTACCTGCCCATAGACGAGGAGGGCAGCAGGCTCCTCTTCCAGATCATTTCCGATTCCTACGAGACAAGGAGCATCATCTACACCACCAACATCGAATTCAGCGGATGGGGACGCGTGCTCGGCGACAAGAACATGGCCGCCGCCCTCATCGACCGCACCGTCCACCACGGACGGCTCATCAGATTCGAGGGCCGCTCCTACCGAAGCGAACACGCCCTCATGACCAAATAA
- the istA gene encoding IS21 family transposase: MAIPMPIVQDIRRLDRQGMSRAQIARRLHVDRGTVAKYADMEDCSPKPKADRRYGSKIDPYAHLVDEWLEADRLLPRKQRHTIRRVHDRLLAETDYDGEYSTTMRYVHRWREANRGVPDREGYVRLEWAAGSMQVDFGVARARIAGEMADVHCLVVSLPYSNMRLCVALPGENAECLCHGLMLVFEHIGGVPPVIVMDNATGAGRRNAKGEVALTGVFSAFVAHYRLEVRFCNPYSGNEKGSVENAVGFLRRNLMVPPMRAESYGQLSRLLLERCDGLARDSYCPRLLDVPVAEVFDEERAALMPLPSTAFDPVRWESRTADKYGLVDIDSNRYLAGPDSARSRVLAAIRWDTVTLTSPATGELFAEYPRQYGRSRNVEDPALVLPRLAVKPRAWRESSIRPDVPDDIRAWLDSMDEKTLRESLKAIGDACRAAGFDPAMQACGEILRSNRDMGLHADSLTPIALRMRDGEWEYPGGIEEPDLSGYDRFITGTDDGGEER; the protein is encoded by the coding sequence AGCGCGGCGTCTTCACGTGGATCGCGGGACGGTCGCGAAGTACGCGGATATGGAGGATTGCTCGCCCAAGCCGAAGGCGGATCGCAGGTACGGGTCGAAGATCGACCCGTACGCGCATCTGGTGGACGAGTGGCTGGAGGCCGATCGTCTGCTGCCCAGGAAGCAGCGGCACACGATCAGGCGCGTGCACGACCGTCTGCTGGCGGAGACGGATTACGACGGCGAGTATTCGACCACGATGCGTTACGTGCACCGGTGGCGCGAGGCGAACCGCGGCGTGCCGGATCGCGAGGGGTACGTGCGGCTCGAGTGGGCGGCGGGCAGCATGCAGGTCGATTTCGGCGTGGCCCGGGCCCGGATCGCTGGCGAGATGGCGGACGTGCATTGCCTGGTGGTCTCGTTGCCGTATTCGAACATGCGGTTGTGCGTGGCGTTGCCGGGCGAGAACGCGGAGTGTCTGTGCCATGGCCTGATGCTCGTGTTCGAGCATATCGGGGGTGTTCCTCCCGTGATCGTGATGGACAACGCGACCGGTGCCGGCCGGCGCAACGCGAAGGGCGAGGTCGCGTTGACCGGGGTGTTCTCCGCGTTCGTGGCGCATTACCGGCTCGAGGTCCGGTTCTGCAACCCGTATTCGGGCAACGAGAAGGGCAGCGTGGAGAACGCGGTCGGGTTTTTGCGGCGCAATCTCATGGTGCCGCCCATGCGCGCGGAATCGTATGGGCAGTTGAGCCGTCTCCTGCTGGAGCGGTGCGACGGGCTCGCCAGGGACTCGTATTGCCCGAGGTTGCTGGACGTGCCCGTGGCCGAGGTGTTCGACGAGGAGAGGGCCGCGTTGATGCCGTTGCCGTCCACGGCGTTCGACCCGGTTCGCTGGGAAAGCCGGACGGCCGACAAGTACGGGCTGGTCGACATCGACTCGAACCGGTACCTCGCCGGCCCCGATTCGGCGCGTTCCAGGGTATTGGCCGCGATCCGGTGGGACACGGTCACGCTCACCTCGCCCGCCACCGGCGAGCTCTTCGCGGAGTATCCCAGACAGTACGGACGGTCGCGCAATGTGGAGGATCCCGCGCTCGTGCTTCCCCGGCTCGCGGTCAAACCCCGCGCGTGGCGGGAAAGCTCGATCCGCCCGGACGTGCCCGACGATATACGCGCGTGGCTTGATTCCATGGACGAAAAGACGTTGAGGGAGAGCCTCAAAGCGATCGGGGACGCGTGCCGGGCGGCCGGGTTCGATCCCGCGATGCAGGCGTGCGGCGAGATCCTGCGCTCGAACAGGGACATGGGCCTGCACGCGGACTCGCTCACCCCTATCGCGTTGCGCATGCGCGACGGCGAGTGGGAATACCCCGGCGGGATCGAGGAGCCCGACCTGAGCGGCTACGACCGGTTCATCACCGGCACGGACGACGGAGGGGAAGAACGGTGA